From a single Centropristis striata isolate RG_2023a ecotype Rhode Island chromosome 14, C.striata_1.0, whole genome shotgun sequence genomic region:
- the eva1bb gene encoding eva-1 homolog Bb has translation MEPVKRDMELLSNSMATYAHIKANPESFALYFMMGVCFGLLMALCLMVAAIACRTRRHIKPPPSPERRQLKESSEEEDDEEDSIAEEDGEEAEIPKVTVGPMSDRSSPSNGTLRSVNVFASAEELEKARRLEERERIVREIWRNGQPDILVTGTGTIGRVHYH, from the exons ATGGAGCCTGTTAAAAGAGACATGGAGCTGCTCAGTAACAGCATGGCGACCTACGCTCACATCAAAG CCAATCCAGAGAGCTTCGCCCTCTACTTCATGATGGGCGTGTGTTTCGGCCTGCTCATGGCTCTGTGCCTCATGGTGGCCGCCATCGCCTGCAGGACTCGCCGCCACATCAAACCTCCCCCTTCCCCCGAGAGGAGGCAGCTGAAGGAGTCTAGCGAGGAAGAGGACGATGAGGAGGACAGCATTGCAGAGGAAGACGGGGAGGAGGCGGAGATCCCTAAAGTGACAGTAGGGCCCATGAGCGATCGCAGCAGCCCGTCTAATGGGACTCTGAGGAGCGTGAACGTGTTCGCATCGGCCGAGGAACTGGAGAAGGCTCGACGTCTGGAGGAGAGAGAACGAATCGTCAGAGAGATCTGGAGGAATGGACAGCCGGACATCCTGGTCACAGGGACGGGGACGATTGGACGAGTTCATTACCACTAA
- the thrap3b gene encoding thyroid hormone receptor-associated protein 3b isoform X1, whose translation MSKAPDSPARSRSRSRSRSRSYSRSHSRSRSRSRSRKRRYSSRSRSRSRSHSPSYRNYPTRDYQNNRGGFRGYNRGYRRPYHYRGRARGYYQRGHYQNRGGGGGYGYKSNWQGGGGGGDRGGGGGWHDRHHDQDHHAHSPRRGRSRSRTPKKRSGSRSRSHYSDRSSSRGSRRSRHSSFSSRSRSSSPRHRSSKGKHGSKESKDKVESQADKSGQAADGSAIEKVSGGKWIDYDTSPKRTPPETKKADSDTGPDGKGPGSGGPLWKTIGTASPPAKSPTKSGQTASFSGFGFFSKEDSKSADKSGISAAFKKFLAENKNKKQAAEKENGRDKEQSATDRELEKGSKSGDLFSISSTSFNDSKEDKTLPFFDAGEEEFLKSHGLKERDIEEDGEIKTTLTARDLFGKWGDEPSYPTSYPSVKEKSRRDAEEAEPVDHMEEDLFRSRKHSSKKEEKSKKKEKKEKEKSRRSPSPPATSREKERPLFPGAFPPREDSPVRHLTASRHDFELKVGSVDEKPSSSLSKERLMPRDLVNPSQKDPEFRSIFQHIQSAQLRRSPSELFAQHIVSIVHYIKAQHFQSSDMTLSERFAMYQRKAAEVELMKPRKSPEIHRRIDVSPSAFKRHSHLFEDMEETSYKDPSKKFKGDVMDLRLDIERRKRFAGKEFKREGGRSPGGSRGPSRERSSEKSGKHHKKSKKGKKKRDRSPSSSSSSSSPSPYPPPFRGKEYMGGEGMEHSEEGYGHPRYPPRDYSGPADRGPREYEGYNPERGRGRGFFPRVRGRGWNRGNYPGNNSNGNPANMNPAARPPEEEWDPEYTPKSRKYYLHDDRDGEKTWVDNRGRGRGSFPPRRGRFVYRKGGSSPKWTHDMYQGGEEGAELGDDGMEVGRKEAKIVGDSAQKP comes from the exons CTCTAGATCCCGTTCCCGCTCTCGCTCCCACTCTCCGTCCTACAGAAACTATCCTACCAGGGACTATCAGAACAACAGAGGTGGGTTCAGAGGCTACAACCGAGGCTACCGGAGGCCCTACCACTACCGTGGCAGAGCCCGAGGCTATTACCAACGAGGCCATTACCAGAACAGGGGAGGAGGCGGCGGCTATGGCTATAAGTCCAACTGGCagggtggtggaggtggtggtgatagaggtggtggaggaggctgGCACGACCGGCACCATGACCAGGACCACCACGCACACAGTCCCAGGAGAGGGCGCTCACGCTCCCGCACACCCAAGAAGCGCTCAGGAAGCCGGAGCCGCTCCCACTACTCTGACCGCTCATCTTCACGGGGATCCCGGCGCTCCAGGCACTCCAGCTTCTCCTCGCGGTCCCGGTCGTCATCGCCACGTCACCGCAGCAGCAAGGGCAAGCACGGCTCCAAGGAGAGTAAGGACAAGGTAGAAAGTCAAGCAGACAAATCCGGTCAGGCAGCAGATGGCAGCGCCATCGAAAAGGTGTCTGGCGGTAAATGGATTGACTATGACACCAGCCCTAAACGAACCCCCCCAGAGACTAAAAAAGCGGACAGTGACACTGGTCCTGACGGCAAAGGACCTGGGAGCGGCGGCCCTCTGTGGAAAACCATCGGGACCGCGTCCCCTCCAGCAAAGAGCCCCACAAAGTCTGGACAAACTGCCTCCTTCAGCGGCTTCGGATTCTTCTCAAAGGAGGACTCCAAATCTGCCGATAAGAGCGGGATCTCCGCTGCCTTCAAAAA GTTCTTGGctgagaacaaaaacaaaaagcaggcTGCTGAGAAGGAGAACGGTCGCGATAAAGAGCAGAGCGCCACAGACAGAGAACTGGAGAAAGGAAGCAAGTCTGGAGACCTTTTCAGCATCTCGTCCACTTCTTTCAACGACTCCAAAGAGGACAAGACCCTGCCTTTCTTTGACGCTGGAGAAGAGGAGTTCCTCAAGTCTCACGGGCTGAAAGAGCGAGACATCGAGGAGGACGGGGAGATCAAAACCACCCTCACAGCCCGGGACCTTTTTGGTAAATGGGGGGACGAACCAAGCTATCCGACATCCTACCCGTCAGTGAAAGAGAAGAGCCGGAGAGATGCTGAAGAGGCGGAGCCGGTGGATCACATGGAGGAGGACTTGTTCCGAAGCCGCAAGCACAGCTCCAAGAAAGAGGAGAAGtccaagaagaaggagaagaaagagaaggagaagtcTAGAAGGAGTCCGTCCCCTCCCGCAACTTCCAGAGAGAAGGAGCGGCCGCTGTTCCCCGGAGCTTTCCCTCCTCGTGAGGACTCACCTGTACGACACCTGACCGCGTCAAGGCACGACTTTGAGCTCAAAGTCGGCTCTGTTGATGAAAAGCCCAG CTCGTCACTGTCTAAAGAGCGCCTCATGCCCCGAGACCTGGTCAATCCTTCTCAGAAAGATCCAGAGTTTCGTTCCATTTTCCAGCACATTCAGTCAGCACAGCTCCGCCGCAGCCCCTCTGAGCTGTTTGCTCAGCACATAGTCTCAATTGTGCATTACATCAAAG CTCAACACTTCCAATCCTCAGACATGACTTTAAGTGAGCGGTTTGCCATGTACCAAAGAAAAGCTGCGGAGGTAGAATTGATGAAGCCAAGGAAGAGCCCAGAAATCCACAG GAGAATCGATGTTTCCCCCAGTGCCTTTAAGAGGCACTCTCACCTGTTTGAGGATATGGAGGAGACGAGCTACAAG GATCCAAGTAAAAAGTTCAAAGGCGACGTGATGGACCTTCGCCTGGATATTGAAAGACGTAAGAGGTTTGCTGGGAAGGAGTTCAAGCGTGAAGGAGGCAGGAGTCCCGGAGGCTCCCGAGGACCAAGCAGAGAGAGGTCCTCTGAGAAATCTGGGAAACACCACAAGAAATCCAA GAAGGGTAAAAAGAAGCGGGACcgctctccttcctcctcttcctcctcctcctctccgtcCCCTTATCCTCCACCTTTCAGAGGTAAAGAGTACATGGGAGGAGAGGGGATGGAGCACTCGGAGGAGGGCTATGGTCACCCACGTTACCCTCCACGGGACTACAGTGGGCCCGCAGACAGGGGCCCTCGAGAGTATGAGGGCTACAACCCAGAGAGAGGCCGAGGCCGCGGATTT TTCCccagagtgagagggagagggtggAACAGGGGAAATTATCCAGGCAACAACAGCAATGGAAACCCTGCCAATATGAACCCTGCAGCGCGCCCTCCAGAGGAGGAGTGGGACCCTGAATACACTCCCAAGAGCAGGAAGTATTACTTG CACGATGATCGCGACGGTGAGAAAACCTGGGTAGACAACCGCGGCAGAGGCCGGGGTTCCTTCCCACCTCGCCGGGGTCGCTTCGTCTACCGTAAGGGGGGCAGCAGCCCCAAGTGGACCCACGACATGTACcagggaggagaagagggggCGGAGCTGGGAGACGACGGCATGGAAGTAGGTCGTAAAGAAGCTAAGATCGTTGGAGACTCTGCACAGAAGCCGTAG
- the thrap3b gene encoding thyroid hormone receptor-associated protein 3b isoform X2 → MKSSRSRSRSRSHSPSYRNYPTRDYQNNRGGFRGYNRGYRRPYHYRGRARGYYQRGHYQNRGGGGGYGYKSNWQGGGGGGDRGGGGGWHDRHHDQDHHAHSPRRGRSRSRTPKKRSGSRSRSHYSDRSSSRGSRRSRHSSFSSRSRSSSPRHRSSKGKHGSKESKDKVESQADKSGQAADGSAIEKVSGGKWIDYDTSPKRTPPETKKADSDTGPDGKGPGSGGPLWKTIGTASPPAKSPTKSGQTASFSGFGFFSKEDSKSADKSGISAAFKKFLAENKNKKQAAEKENGRDKEQSATDRELEKGSKSGDLFSISSTSFNDSKEDKTLPFFDAGEEEFLKSHGLKERDIEEDGEIKTTLTARDLFGKWGDEPSYPTSYPSVKEKSRRDAEEAEPVDHMEEDLFRSRKHSSKKEEKSKKKEKKEKEKSRRSPSPPATSREKERPLFPGAFPPREDSPVRHLTASRHDFELKVGSVDEKPSSSLSKERLMPRDLVNPSQKDPEFRSIFQHIQSAQLRRSPSELFAQHIVSIVHYIKAQHFQSSDMTLSERFAMYQRKAAEVELMKPRKSPEIHRRIDVSPSAFKRHSHLFEDMEETSYKDPSKKFKGDVMDLRLDIERRKRFAGKEFKREGGRSPGGSRGPSRERSSEKSGKHHKKSKKGKKKRDRSPSSSSSSSSPSPYPPPFRGKEYMGGEGMEHSEEGYGHPRYPPRDYSGPADRGPREYEGYNPERGRGRGFFPRVRGRGWNRGNYPGNNSNGNPANMNPAARPPEEEWDPEYTPKSRKYYLHDDRDGEKTWVDNRGRGRGSFPPRRGRFVYRKGGSSPKWTHDMYQGGEEGAELGDDGMEVGRKEAKIVGDSAQKP, encoded by the exons CTCTAGATCCCGTTCCCGCTCTCGCTCCCACTCTCCGTCCTACAGAAACTATCCTACCAGGGACTATCAGAACAACAGAGGTGGGTTCAGAGGCTACAACCGAGGCTACCGGAGGCCCTACCACTACCGTGGCAGAGCCCGAGGCTATTACCAACGAGGCCATTACCAGAACAGGGGAGGAGGCGGCGGCTATGGCTATAAGTCCAACTGGCagggtggtggaggtggtggtgatagaggtggtggaggaggctgGCACGACCGGCACCATGACCAGGACCACCACGCACACAGTCCCAGGAGAGGGCGCTCACGCTCCCGCACACCCAAGAAGCGCTCAGGAAGCCGGAGCCGCTCCCACTACTCTGACCGCTCATCTTCACGGGGATCCCGGCGCTCCAGGCACTCCAGCTTCTCCTCGCGGTCCCGGTCGTCATCGCCACGTCACCGCAGCAGCAAGGGCAAGCACGGCTCCAAGGAGAGTAAGGACAAGGTAGAAAGTCAAGCAGACAAATCCGGTCAGGCAGCAGATGGCAGCGCCATCGAAAAGGTGTCTGGCGGTAAATGGATTGACTATGACACCAGCCCTAAACGAACCCCCCCAGAGACTAAAAAAGCGGACAGTGACACTGGTCCTGACGGCAAAGGACCTGGGAGCGGCGGCCCTCTGTGGAAAACCATCGGGACCGCGTCCCCTCCAGCAAAGAGCCCCACAAAGTCTGGACAAACTGCCTCCTTCAGCGGCTTCGGATTCTTCTCAAAGGAGGACTCCAAATCTGCCGATAAGAGCGGGATCTCCGCTGCCTTCAAAAA GTTCTTGGctgagaacaaaaacaaaaagcaggcTGCTGAGAAGGAGAACGGTCGCGATAAAGAGCAGAGCGCCACAGACAGAGAACTGGAGAAAGGAAGCAAGTCTGGAGACCTTTTCAGCATCTCGTCCACTTCTTTCAACGACTCCAAAGAGGACAAGACCCTGCCTTTCTTTGACGCTGGAGAAGAGGAGTTCCTCAAGTCTCACGGGCTGAAAGAGCGAGACATCGAGGAGGACGGGGAGATCAAAACCACCCTCACAGCCCGGGACCTTTTTGGTAAATGGGGGGACGAACCAAGCTATCCGACATCCTACCCGTCAGTGAAAGAGAAGAGCCGGAGAGATGCTGAAGAGGCGGAGCCGGTGGATCACATGGAGGAGGACTTGTTCCGAAGCCGCAAGCACAGCTCCAAGAAAGAGGAGAAGtccaagaagaaggagaagaaagagaaggagaagtcTAGAAGGAGTCCGTCCCCTCCCGCAACTTCCAGAGAGAAGGAGCGGCCGCTGTTCCCCGGAGCTTTCCCTCCTCGTGAGGACTCACCTGTACGACACCTGACCGCGTCAAGGCACGACTTTGAGCTCAAAGTCGGCTCTGTTGATGAAAAGCCCAG CTCGTCACTGTCTAAAGAGCGCCTCATGCCCCGAGACCTGGTCAATCCTTCTCAGAAAGATCCAGAGTTTCGTTCCATTTTCCAGCACATTCAGTCAGCACAGCTCCGCCGCAGCCCCTCTGAGCTGTTTGCTCAGCACATAGTCTCAATTGTGCATTACATCAAAG CTCAACACTTCCAATCCTCAGACATGACTTTAAGTGAGCGGTTTGCCATGTACCAAAGAAAAGCTGCGGAGGTAGAATTGATGAAGCCAAGGAAGAGCCCAGAAATCCACAG GAGAATCGATGTTTCCCCCAGTGCCTTTAAGAGGCACTCTCACCTGTTTGAGGATATGGAGGAGACGAGCTACAAG GATCCAAGTAAAAAGTTCAAAGGCGACGTGATGGACCTTCGCCTGGATATTGAAAGACGTAAGAGGTTTGCTGGGAAGGAGTTCAAGCGTGAAGGAGGCAGGAGTCCCGGAGGCTCCCGAGGACCAAGCAGAGAGAGGTCCTCTGAGAAATCTGGGAAACACCACAAGAAATCCAA GAAGGGTAAAAAGAAGCGGGACcgctctccttcctcctcttcctcctcctcctctccgtcCCCTTATCCTCCACCTTTCAGAGGTAAAGAGTACATGGGAGGAGAGGGGATGGAGCACTCGGAGGAGGGCTATGGTCACCCACGTTACCCTCCACGGGACTACAGTGGGCCCGCAGACAGGGGCCCTCGAGAGTATGAGGGCTACAACCCAGAGAGAGGCCGAGGCCGCGGATTT TTCCccagagtgagagggagagggtggAACAGGGGAAATTATCCAGGCAACAACAGCAATGGAAACCCTGCCAATATGAACCCTGCAGCGCGCCCTCCAGAGGAGGAGTGGGACCCTGAATACACTCCCAAGAGCAGGAAGTATTACTTG CACGATGATCGCGACGGTGAGAAAACCTGGGTAGACAACCGCGGCAGAGGCCGGGGTTCCTTCCCACCTCGCCGGGGTCGCTTCGTCTACCGTAAGGGGGGCAGCAGCCCCAAGTGGACCCACGACATGTACcagggaggagaagagggggCGGAGCTGGGAGACGACGGCATGGAAGTAGGTCGTAAAGAAGCTAAGATCGTTGGAGACTCTGCACAGAAGCCGTAG
- the thrap3b gene encoding thyroid hormone receptor-associated protein 3b isoform X3, whose protein sequence is MSKAPDSPARSRSRSRSRSRSYSRSHSRSRSRSRSRKRRYSSRSRSRSRSHSPSYRNYPTRDYQNNRGGFRGYNRGYRRPYHYRGRARGYYQRGHYQNRGGGGGYGYKSNWQGGGGGGDRGGGGGWHDRHHDQDHHAHSPRRGRSRSRTPKKRSGSRSRSHYSDRSSSRGSRRSRHSSFSSRSRSSSPRHRSSKGKHGSKESKDKVESQADKSGQAADGSAIEKVSGGKWIDYDTSPKRTPPETKKADSDTGPDGKGPGSGGPLWKTIGTASPPAKSPTKSGQTASFSGFGFFSKEDSKSADKSGISAAFKKFLAENKNKKQAAEKENGRDKEQSATDRELEKGSKSGDLFSISSTSFNDSKEDKTLPFFDAGEEEFLKSHGLKERDIEEDGEIKTTLTARDLFGKWGDEPSYPTSYPSVKEKSRRDAEEAEPVDHMEEDLFRSRKHSSKKEEKSKKKEKKEKEKSRRSPSPPATSREKERPLFPGAFPPREDSPVRHLTASRHDFELKVGSVDEKPSSSLSKERLMPRDLVNPSQKDPEFRSIFQHIQSAQLRRSPSELFAQHIVSIVHYIKAQHFQSSDMTLSERFAMYQRKAAEVELMKPRKSPEIHRRIDVSPSAFKRHSHLFEDMEETSYKDPSKKFKGDVMDLRLDIERRKRFAGKEFKREGGRSPGGSRGPSRERSSEKSGKHHKKSKKGKKKRDRSPSSSSSSSSPSPYPPPFRGKEYMGGEGMEHSEEGYGHPRYPPRDYSGPADRGPREYEGYNPERGRGRGFT, encoded by the exons CTCTAGATCCCGTTCCCGCTCTCGCTCCCACTCTCCGTCCTACAGAAACTATCCTACCAGGGACTATCAGAACAACAGAGGTGGGTTCAGAGGCTACAACCGAGGCTACCGGAGGCCCTACCACTACCGTGGCAGAGCCCGAGGCTATTACCAACGAGGCCATTACCAGAACAGGGGAGGAGGCGGCGGCTATGGCTATAAGTCCAACTGGCagggtggtggaggtggtggtgatagaggtggtggaggaggctgGCACGACCGGCACCATGACCAGGACCACCACGCACACAGTCCCAGGAGAGGGCGCTCACGCTCCCGCACACCCAAGAAGCGCTCAGGAAGCCGGAGCCGCTCCCACTACTCTGACCGCTCATCTTCACGGGGATCCCGGCGCTCCAGGCACTCCAGCTTCTCCTCGCGGTCCCGGTCGTCATCGCCACGTCACCGCAGCAGCAAGGGCAAGCACGGCTCCAAGGAGAGTAAGGACAAGGTAGAAAGTCAAGCAGACAAATCCGGTCAGGCAGCAGATGGCAGCGCCATCGAAAAGGTGTCTGGCGGTAAATGGATTGACTATGACACCAGCCCTAAACGAACCCCCCCAGAGACTAAAAAAGCGGACAGTGACACTGGTCCTGACGGCAAAGGACCTGGGAGCGGCGGCCCTCTGTGGAAAACCATCGGGACCGCGTCCCCTCCAGCAAAGAGCCCCACAAAGTCTGGACAAACTGCCTCCTTCAGCGGCTTCGGATTCTTCTCAAAGGAGGACTCCAAATCTGCCGATAAGAGCGGGATCTCCGCTGCCTTCAAAAA GTTCTTGGctgagaacaaaaacaaaaagcaggcTGCTGAGAAGGAGAACGGTCGCGATAAAGAGCAGAGCGCCACAGACAGAGAACTGGAGAAAGGAAGCAAGTCTGGAGACCTTTTCAGCATCTCGTCCACTTCTTTCAACGACTCCAAAGAGGACAAGACCCTGCCTTTCTTTGACGCTGGAGAAGAGGAGTTCCTCAAGTCTCACGGGCTGAAAGAGCGAGACATCGAGGAGGACGGGGAGATCAAAACCACCCTCACAGCCCGGGACCTTTTTGGTAAATGGGGGGACGAACCAAGCTATCCGACATCCTACCCGTCAGTGAAAGAGAAGAGCCGGAGAGATGCTGAAGAGGCGGAGCCGGTGGATCACATGGAGGAGGACTTGTTCCGAAGCCGCAAGCACAGCTCCAAGAAAGAGGAGAAGtccaagaagaaggagaagaaagagaaggagaagtcTAGAAGGAGTCCGTCCCCTCCCGCAACTTCCAGAGAGAAGGAGCGGCCGCTGTTCCCCGGAGCTTTCCCTCCTCGTGAGGACTCACCTGTACGACACCTGACCGCGTCAAGGCACGACTTTGAGCTCAAAGTCGGCTCTGTTGATGAAAAGCCCAG CTCGTCACTGTCTAAAGAGCGCCTCATGCCCCGAGACCTGGTCAATCCTTCTCAGAAAGATCCAGAGTTTCGTTCCATTTTCCAGCACATTCAGTCAGCACAGCTCCGCCGCAGCCCCTCTGAGCTGTTTGCTCAGCACATAGTCTCAATTGTGCATTACATCAAAG CTCAACACTTCCAATCCTCAGACATGACTTTAAGTGAGCGGTTTGCCATGTACCAAAGAAAAGCTGCGGAGGTAGAATTGATGAAGCCAAGGAAGAGCCCAGAAATCCACAG GAGAATCGATGTTTCCCCCAGTGCCTTTAAGAGGCACTCTCACCTGTTTGAGGATATGGAGGAGACGAGCTACAAG GATCCAAGTAAAAAGTTCAAAGGCGACGTGATGGACCTTCGCCTGGATATTGAAAGACGTAAGAGGTTTGCTGGGAAGGAGTTCAAGCGTGAAGGAGGCAGGAGTCCCGGAGGCTCCCGAGGACCAAGCAGAGAGAGGTCCTCTGAGAAATCTGGGAAACACCACAAGAAATCCAA GAAGGGTAAAAAGAAGCGGGACcgctctccttcctcctcttcctcctcctcctctccgtcCCCTTATCCTCCACCTTTCAGAGGTAAAGAGTACATGGGAGGAGAGGGGATGGAGCACTCGGAGGAGGGCTATGGTCACCCACGTTACCCTCCACGGGACTACAGTGGGCCCGCAGACAGGGGCCCTCGAGAGTATGAGGGCTACAACCCAGAGAGAGGCCGAGGCCGCGGATTT ACATAA